Proteins encoded within one genomic window of Granulicella pectinivorans:
- a CDS encoding DUF3857 domain-containing transglutaminase family protein yields the protein MGHRSLQRIQSSIVAALTLLSLFGSAACYASPKDDSIPPWVTEAAHQTLPTYPAATNAVVLLDEVTYSVASNGSAFEHRRHVVKILRPSGREEAIVGVPFDNATRIRSLKVWSIAPDGHQYALKDSELVDIGYPGSGNFYEDYKMRVAQPPGRDPGGVIAYEYDQVSRPYVTETTWDFQGNLPRLNESFTLELPPGFTYGSVWSHHSTSPVVELEHQRFRWKLENVPGIDLDDVPMAPSEQALAGRMTVHYAAPGTSALDLASWPSIGEWYQPLYRDRINPTPDIAAKAAELTAGKSDFHDKAEAIGEFVQNKVRYFVIEMGIGGYQPHPAADIFRNRYGDCKDKAALVSAMLSSVGIHSTLMMVDSRRGVVDPDAPSLVGNHMIAAIEIPDGYKSPLLRSVVTARTGKRYLIFDPTWELTPFGQLENNLQGSYGILLEGAQTEAIQLPVLDPDRNTIRRNATFELKPDGTLEGSVTEKRFGDVSERHRDQLQGDSAEQRKMLDRLLNQDFSSFTVRDFKLDNVASLNKDYTMSFHVTADRYARSMGSMLMLRPRILGTNAFGLDKKPRNVPIDLGETMQSTDTYDIKLPPGYAVDELPLPVKLDLGFASYESASTLTDGTLHYTRTFTIRQITLPASKYTDLQHLASVINADEQNNAILIRK from the coding sequence ATGGGCCACCGTAGTCTCCAGCGCATCCAGAGCAGCATCGTCGCCGCCCTCACCCTCCTGTCGCTCTTCGGCAGCGCCGCCTGCTACGCCTCGCCCAAGGACGACTCCATTCCCCCCTGGGTCACCGAGGCCGCTCACCAGACCCTCCCCACGTACCCCGCCGCCACCAATGCCGTCGTCCTCCTCGACGAGGTCACATACTCGGTCGCGTCGAACGGAAGTGCCTTTGAGCATCGCCGCCACGTCGTGAAGATCCTCCGTCCCAGCGGCCGCGAAGAGGCCATCGTCGGCGTACCCTTCGACAACGCCACCAGGATCCGCTCCCTCAAGGTCTGGAGCATCGCCCCCGACGGCCACCAGTACGCTCTCAAGGACAGCGAACTCGTCGACATCGGCTACCCAGGCAGCGGCAACTTTTACGAAGACTACAAGATGCGTGTCGCACAGCCGCCCGGCCGCGATCCCGGCGGAGTCATCGCCTACGAGTACGATCAGGTCTCCCGCCCCTACGTCACCGAGACCACCTGGGACTTTCAGGGCAACCTCCCGCGCCTCAACGAAAGCTTCACCCTCGAGCTTCCTCCCGGCTTCACCTACGGCAGCGTCTGGTCGCACCACAGTACTTCGCCCGTCGTTGAACTCGAACACCAGCGCTTCCGCTGGAAGCTCGAAAACGTTCCCGGAATCGACCTCGACGACGTCCCCATGGCACCGTCCGAGCAGGCGCTCGCCGGACGCATGACCGTGCACTACGCCGCCCCCGGCACCTCCGCGCTGGACCTCGCCTCCTGGCCCAGCATCGGCGAGTGGTACCAGCCGCTCTATCGAGACCGCATCAACCCCACCCCCGACATCGCCGCCAAGGCCGCCGAACTCACAGCAGGGAAGTCCGACTTCCACGACAAGGCCGAAGCCATCGGCGAGTTCGTCCAGAACAAGGTTCGCTACTTCGTCATCGAGATGGGGATCGGCGGCTACCAGCCCCATCCCGCCGCCGACATCTTCCGGAACCGTTACGGCGACTGCAAGGACAAGGCCGCTCTCGTCTCGGCCATGCTCTCCTCGGTCGGCATCCACTCCACCCTCATGATGGTCGACTCTCGCCGTGGCGTGGTCGATCCAGACGCCCCATCGCTCGTTGGCAATCACATGATTGCCGCCATCGAAATCCCCGACGGCTACAAATCGCCCCTGCTCCGCAGCGTGGTCACCGCCAGGACCGGCAAGCGCTACCTCATCTTCGATCCCACCTGGGAGCTAACGCCCTTCGGCCAGCTTGAAAACAATCTCCAGGGCAGCTACGGCATTCTCCTCGAAGGCGCGCAGACCGAGGCCATTCAGCTTCCCGTGCTCGACCCGGACCGCAACACCATCCGCCGCAACGCCACCTTCGAGCTCAAACCCGATGGCACCCTCGAAGGCTCCGTCACCGAGAAGCGCTTCGGTGACGTCTCCGAGCGTCATCGCGACCAACTCCAGGGAGACTCCGCCGAGCAGCGCAAGATGCTCGATCGCCTCCTCAATCAGGACTTCTCCAGCTTCACCGTCAGGGACTTCAAGTTGGACAACGTCGCCTCGCTCAATAAGGACTACACCATGTCCTTCCACGTCACCGCCGACCGCTACGCTCGTTCCATGGGCTCCATGCTCATGCTGCGTCCGCGCATCCTCGGCACCAACGCCTTTGGCCTCGACAAGAAGCCCCGCAACGTCCCCATCGACCTCGGCGAGACCATGCAGTCCACCGACACCTACGACATCAAACTGCCCCCGGGCTACGCCGTCGACGAACTCCCTCTACCGGTCAAACTCGACCTCGGCTTTGCCTCCTATGAGAGCGCCAGCACCCTCACGGACGGCACGCTCCATTACACCCGCACCTTCACCATCCGCCAGATCACGCTGCCCGCCTCGAAGTACACCGACCTCCAGCATCTGGCCTCCGTCATCAACGCCGACGAGCAGAACAACGCTATCCTCATCCGCAAATAG
- a CDS encoding DsbA family protein: MLRSFVLLMLGLTAACGAQGAEVTPELAHRMESMLREKVRFSPGTSIQFGTRKASEIPGYDAVEVKYASLDGGAGTIALLVSKDGTKMAQFTSYDIHADPKVAFPLGDRPARGGPVGAPVEIVNYDDLECPFCARLHASIFPALIDRYKDQVRVVYRSFPSDGHPWAMRAAIDTDCVAAESAPAFWAAVDTMHARAAEYGGPERQLKVAEKQIDDETRGVGRVFGVEPKRLETCIAAQDPKAERESLAKGAALGVGSTPTLFINGLRIEGAVPLEFLFGVIDEALVAAGQVPPAKYVAPAAK; the protein is encoded by the coding sequence ATGCTTCGTAGTTTCGTTTTGTTGATGCTGGGCCTGACGGCTGCATGCGGTGCGCAGGGGGCGGAGGTGACTCCGGAGCTTGCGCATCGCATGGAGTCGATGCTCCGGGAGAAGGTGCGGTTCTCGCCGGGGACTTCGATCCAGTTTGGGACGCGGAAGGCAAGTGAGATTCCGGGGTACGACGCGGTTGAGGTGAAATACGCGTCGCTGGATGGCGGAGCGGGGACGATTGCGCTGCTGGTGTCGAAGGATGGCACGAAGATGGCGCAGTTTACGAGCTATGACATTCACGCGGATCCGAAGGTGGCGTTTCCGCTGGGGGACAGGCCGGCGCGGGGTGGGCCGGTGGGTGCTCCGGTGGAGATTGTGAACTATGACGATCTGGAATGCCCATTTTGCGCGCGGCTGCATGCTTCGATCTTTCCGGCGCTGATCGATCGTTACAAGGACCAGGTGCGGGTGGTTTACCGGAGCTTTCCGAGCGATGGGCATCCGTGGGCGATGCGGGCGGCGATCGATACGGATTGCGTGGCGGCGGAGAGCGCTCCGGCGTTCTGGGCTGCGGTGGACACGATGCATGCTCGGGCGGCGGAGTATGGGGGGCCGGAGAGGCAGTTGAAGGTCGCGGAGAAGCAGATCGACGACGAGACGCGGGGCGTGGGGCGGGTGTTTGGGGTGGAGCCGAAGAGGCTCGAGACTTGCATCGCGGCGCAGGACCCGAAGGCCGAAAGGGAGAGTCTGGCGAAGGGTGCAGCGCTGGGTGTAGGGTCTACGCCTACGTTGTTTATCAATGGGCTGAGGATTGAAGGGGCGGTGCCGCTGGAGTTTTTGTTTGGGGTGATCGATGAGGCGCTGGTGGCGGCTGGACAGGTGCCGCCGGCGAAGTATGTGGCTCCTGCGGCGAAGTGA
- a CDS encoding leucyl aminopeptidase, translating into MNTKVLFQDAAAVQTPLLAVFAVDVAVGKDADPMLALLTTSDAISEAAASVLNSGEFKGGLCETLLLHAPVGVKAERLLVVGLGKVGKLSIHQIRKGAGTAVRFCKPRGLRDLTIAFPEDHALSDEHLEALPCDLTTRAMVEGAELAELDWDTYKSDRKDKSVASCTIVSKDVEKTTKAEIQKGLDDGLVIAAAQNFTRGLVNEPGNVLTPTELGKRAAAMCAESGLTCEVFSTEKLHELGMGAFWAVSQGSPEPPALIVMTYEPASGHVDGAPVLGLVGKGITFDTGGISIKPADGMEKMKYDMAGAGAMIGAMKAIAGLKPKVKVISVICSAENMPDGKAFKPGDVVTAMSGKTIEIVNTDAEGRLVLADGLHYAKTLGCTHLINAATLTGAVAVALGKLNVGLFSNSDDATELFMAGLKASGEKYWRLPCTDDYKDQIKSAIADIQNTGITRYGGSITAAMFLKEFVGDTPWIHLDIAACAWLDEVQPWIAKGPSGIGVRSLVEWVKGYAS; encoded by the coding sequence ATGAATACCAAAGTTCTCTTTCAGGATGCGGCGGCTGTGCAGACTCCTCTGCTGGCTGTTTTTGCGGTGGATGTGGCGGTGGGGAAAGACGCCGATCCGATGCTGGCGCTTTTGACGACTTCGGATGCGATCTCGGAGGCTGCGGCGTCGGTGTTGAACTCGGGTGAGTTCAAGGGAGGGCTGTGCGAGACGCTGCTTCTGCACGCTCCGGTTGGGGTGAAGGCCGAGAGGCTGCTGGTGGTGGGACTGGGCAAGGTGGGCAAGCTCTCCATTCATCAGATCCGGAAGGGTGCCGGGACCGCGGTGCGGTTCTGCAAGCCGCGTGGTCTGCGCGATCTTACGATTGCGTTTCCGGAGGACCATGCGCTTTCAGATGAACATCTGGAGGCTCTGCCGTGCGACCTGACGACGCGGGCGATGGTCGAGGGCGCGGAGCTGGCGGAGCTGGACTGGGACACGTACAAGAGCGACCGAAAGGACAAGTCGGTGGCGAGCTGCACGATCGTATCCAAGGACGTGGAGAAGACGACGAAGGCCGAGATTCAGAAGGGTCTGGACGATGGGCTGGTGATTGCGGCGGCGCAGAACTTTACGCGCGGGCTGGTGAACGAGCCGGGCAATGTGCTGACTCCTACGGAGCTGGGCAAGCGGGCCGCGGCGATGTGCGCGGAGTCCGGGTTGACGTGCGAGGTTTTTTCGACGGAGAAGCTGCATGAGCTGGGGATGGGGGCTTTCTGGGCGGTGTCGCAGGGATCGCCGGAACCTCCGGCGCTGATTGTGATGACGTATGAGCCTGCTTCAGGACATGTGGATGGGGCTCCGGTGCTTGGGCTGGTGGGCAAGGGCATCACGTTCGATACGGGCGGCATCTCGATCAAGCCGGCGGATGGCATGGAGAAGATGAAGTACGACATGGCCGGGGCGGGCGCGATGATTGGCGCGATGAAGGCGATTGCCGGGCTGAAGCCGAAGGTGAAGGTGATTTCGGTGATTTGTTCGGCGGAGAATATGCCGGATGGAAAGGCCTTCAAGCCGGGCGATGTGGTGACGGCAATGTCGGGGAAGACGATTGAGATTGTGAATACCGATGCCGAAGGGCGGCTGGTGCTGGCCGATGGGCTGCACTATGCGAAGACGCTGGGGTGCACGCATCTGATCAATGCGGCTACGCTGACGGGCGCGGTGGCGGTGGCGCTGGGCAAGCTGAATGTCGGGCTGTTCTCGAACTCGGACGATGCGACCGAGTTGTTTATGGCGGGGCTTAAGGCGAGCGGCGAGAAGTACTGGCGGCTTCCCTGCACCGACGACTACAAGGATCAGATTAAGAGTGCGATCGCGGACATTCAAAATACAGGGATTACGCGCTATGGCGGGTCGATTACAGCGGCGATGTTTTTGAAGGAGTTTGTGGGAGATACGCCGTGGATTCACCTTGATATTGCGGCATGCGCGTGGCTGGATGAGGTGCAGCCGTGGATTGCGAAGGGGCCCAGCGGAATTGGGGTACGGTCCCTGGTGGAGTGGGTGAAGGGGTATGCTTCGTAG
- a CDS encoding RES family NAD+ phosphorylase: MRELTKAMDLWRISVHQNLNGEGGIYSDGRWNTIGQPVVYLAESSAGALLEILVHLPIERDEIPDQYTLLRVTMPAGLAISNLVPESQGWETQKILTRAIGDTWLASAETALARVPSAIVPECWNYLLNPLHPDARKMQIANASTRLYDMRLLRIRG; the protein is encoded by the coding sequence GTGCGTGAGCTGACGAAAGCGATGGATCTCTGGCGAATCAGCGTCCATCAAAATCTTAACGGAGAGGGCGGAATCTACTCCGACGGACGCTGGAATACGATCGGTCAGCCAGTCGTGTATTTGGCGGAGTCGTCCGCAGGGGCTCTGCTAGAGATTCTGGTCCATTTACCTATCGAGCGAGATGAAATTCCCGATCAGTACACCTTGTTGCGAGTCACCATGCCAGCAGGCCTCGCGATCTCCAACCTCGTGCCGGAAAGCCAAGGCTGGGAGACGCAGAAAATCCTCACAAGAGCGATCGGCGATACCTGGCTCGCATCAGCGGAGACTGCGTTGGCTCGTGTTCCTTCCGCAATCGTCCCGGAGTGCTGGAACTATCTTCTGAATCCTCTCCACCCTGATGCCCGGAAGATGCAGATCGCAAACGCGTCCACAAGACTGTACGACATGAGATTGCTGCGAATCAGAGGCTAG
- a CDS encoding lysylphosphatidylglycerol synthase transmembrane domain-containing protein → MTRASASKLLKTLPGLVISAFFLWYTFWPRVDAHGLKKGVSPEEFRSLHIVAPIWIVSLIAFGIVSYSLRIIRWHYMMRSTDATLLTCARVFMTSLAANNILPFRIGDVMRVFTYAPDLRTTPSVILSTMLLEKLLDIFVLVAFFVVFLGPNASTHLRVTSHTFLGVSFVAIIVLLLGARVLEGPIRRLFIRLPEKPILLKLENWIILALECIRGIGALGSLLLLAETIVIWSAEGMQFLAAAKTLGIESGPAGPWQAVAWANLSFLVPSSPGGIGPFEMAIKTALVSHGADPVRATLYGLALHVWMLVVITGIGGAMFMAHRIRTAARKPLLQEIETLPNEL, encoded by the coding sequence ATGACCCGCGCCTCCGCGAGCAAGCTGCTCAAAACCCTGCCCGGCCTCGTCATCAGCGCCTTCTTCCTCTGGTACACCTTCTGGCCCCGCGTTGACGCGCACGGCCTCAAGAAGGGCGTCTCCCCCGAGGAGTTCCGCTCCCTCCACATCGTCGCCCCCATCTGGATCGTCTCGCTCATCGCCTTCGGCATCGTCAGCTACTCGCTCCGGATCATCCGCTGGCACTACATGATGCGCTCGACCGACGCGACCCTCCTCACCTGCGCCCGCGTCTTCATGACCTCGCTGGCTGCGAATAACATCCTGCCCTTTCGCATCGGAGACGTCATGCGTGTCTTCACCTACGCGCCCGACCTCCGCACCACGCCGTCCGTCATCCTCTCCACGATGCTCCTGGAAAAGCTCCTCGACATCTTCGTCCTGGTCGCCTTCTTCGTGGTCTTCCTTGGCCCCAATGCATCGACTCACCTGCGTGTTACCTCTCATACCTTCCTGGGCGTCTCCTTCGTCGCGATCATCGTCCTTCTTCTCGGAGCCCGCGTACTCGAAGGCCCCATCCGCCGCCTCTTCATCCGCCTCCCCGAGAAGCCCATCCTCCTCAAGCTTGAGAACTGGATCATCCTCGCGCTGGAGTGCATCCGCGGCATCGGCGCCCTCGGGTCGCTTCTCCTCCTCGCCGAAACCATCGTCATCTGGTCCGCCGAAGGCATGCAGTTCCTCGCTGCTGCCAAGACTCTCGGCATCGAATCCGGCCCCGCCGGCCCCTGGCAGGCCGTAGCCTGGGCCAACCTCTCGTTCCTCGTCCCCAGCTCCCCCGGCGGCATCGGACCCTTTGAGATGGCCATCAAAACCGCCCTGGTCAGCCACGGAGCCGACCCCGTCCGAGCCACCCTCTACGGCCTCGCCCTCCACGTCTGGATGCTTGTCGTCATCACCGGCATCGGCGGAGCCATGTTCATGGCCCACCGCATCCGCACCGCCGCCCGCAAGCCCCTGCTCCAGGAGATCGAAACCCTCCCCAACGAGCTTTAG
- a CDS encoding DUF3857 domain-containing protein produces MNLRDTGRILALTILVLLPLAARAQWTPPTPEELSMTAQPEVPGAAAVYLYKEETTDDDNHNFSIYVRLKVLNDHGKEYANVELPYQAGGGADANITEIAGRTIHPDGTVIPFTGKPFEKLVEKNNDTKVMSKVFSLPDVQVGSIIEYRYKMRYEDNYYISPDWYIQSELFLRKGHYAWKTTTRELMGSKGVVNSLAWFPILPKESAVKVVQLPGSGAKTLSVDVANIPPTPNEDFLPPMASLTDRVLFYYSSYRNADEFWASEGKDWSKQQDKFIGPGPAVKQAVQEIAPPSDPPIDKLKKIYAACMDIENTVFTRTHTQAEERAQGVKEIRSTDDVLTRKRGSDDQITELFIAMARAAGFKAYAAGITSRDRHFFLRGYLSMKQIDDLIAIVNVDGKDLYFDPGQRYIPFQHLAWKHTMSDGIRQMEKGTGFVTTPNEPYSASNNQRIADLILDKEGIATGTVRLNYTGPTALYWRQKALRGDATSLDHDLIESIQTIFGTSMDVKVEKVENLKEYEQPLKVSFSVKGPVATSAGRRALIVSDLFEAQDHPTFPSKERKDGVFFHYGHTDNDVVRIHYPEGYSVESIPKDENIPFEKYALYRFKSEQAPGYYTIRRDFIIGQTIYTAEEFPRLRTFFTSFETKDREPVVIKPGATTTTASN; encoded by the coding sequence ATGAATCTCCGCGACACAGGCCGCATCCTCGCCCTCACCATCCTCGTCCTCCTCCCCCTCGCCGCCCGCGCGCAATGGACCCCGCCCACGCCCGAGGAGCTCTCCATGACGGCCCAGCCCGAAGTCCCCGGGGCCGCCGCCGTCTACCTCTACAAGGAGGAGACCACCGACGACGACAATCACAACTTCAGCATCTACGTCCGGCTCAAGGTCCTCAACGACCACGGCAAGGAGTACGCCAACGTAGAGCTCCCCTACCAGGCCGGTGGCGGAGCCGACGCCAACATCACCGAGATCGCCGGCCGCACCATCCATCCCGACGGAACCGTCATCCCGTTCACCGGCAAGCCCTTCGAGAAGCTCGTCGAAAAGAACAACGACACGAAAGTCATGTCGAAGGTCTTTTCCCTGCCTGACGTCCAGGTAGGCAGCATCATCGAGTACCGCTACAAGATGCGTTACGAGGACAACTACTACATCTCGCCCGACTGGTACATCCAGTCCGAGCTCTTTCTCCGCAAGGGCCACTATGCCTGGAAGACCACCACGCGCGAGCTCATGGGCTCGAAGGGTGTAGTTAACTCCCTCGCCTGGTTCCCCATCCTGCCCAAGGAGTCTGCGGTCAAGGTCGTCCAGTTGCCGGGCAGCGGTGCCAAGACCCTCTCCGTCGACGTCGCCAACATACCCCCGACTCCGAACGAGGACTTTCTGCCGCCCATGGCTTCGCTCACCGACCGCGTCCTCTTCTACTACAGCTCCTACCGCAACGCCGACGAGTTCTGGGCCTCCGAAGGCAAGGACTGGAGCAAGCAGCAGGACAAATTCATCGGCCCCGGTCCGGCCGTCAAACAGGCCGTGCAGGAGATCGCCCCGCCCTCCGATCCGCCCATCGACAAGCTGAAGAAGATCTACGCCGCCTGCATGGACATCGAAAACACGGTCTTCACCCGCACCCACACGCAGGCCGAAGAGCGCGCTCAGGGTGTCAAGGAGATCCGCTCCACGGATGACGTTCTCACCCGCAAGCGTGGCAGCGACGACCAGATTACTGAGCTCTTCATCGCCATGGCTCGCGCCGCCGGCTTCAAGGCCTACGCCGCCGGAATCACCAGCCGCGACCGCCACTTCTTTCTCAGGGGCTATCTGAGCATGAAGCAGATCGACGACCTCATCGCCATCGTCAACGTCGACGGCAAGGACCTCTACTTCGACCCAGGCCAGCGCTACATCCCTTTTCAGCACCTCGCATGGAAGCACACCATGTCCGATGGCATCCGCCAGATGGAGAAGGGAACCGGCTTCGTGACCACTCCCAACGAGCCCTATAGCGCTTCCAACAACCAGCGCATCGCCGACCTCATCCTCGATAAGGAGGGCATAGCCACCGGTACGGTCCGCCTCAACTACACCGGCCCTACCGCCCTCTACTGGCGCCAGAAGGCGCTCCGGGGAGACGCCACCAGCCTCGACCACGACCTCATCGAGTCCATCCAGACCATCTTCGGGACTAGCATGGACGTCAAAGTCGAGAAGGTGGAGAACCTCAAGGAGTACGAGCAGCCCCTGAAAGTATCGTTTTCCGTCAAAGGCCCGGTCGCGACCTCCGCCGGCCGCCGCGCCCTCATCGTCTCCGACCTCTTCGAGGCCCAGGATCACCCCACCTTCCCAAGCAAGGAGCGTAAGGACGGCGTCTTCTTCCACTACGGCCACACCGACAACGACGTCGTCCGCATCCACTACCCGGAGGGTTATTCCGTTGAATCCATCCCCAAGGATGAAAACATCCCGTTCGAAAAGTACGCACTCTATCGGTTCAAGTCCGAGCAGGCTCCCGGCTACTACACGATCCGTCGCGACTTCATCATCGGACAGACCATCTACACCGCGGAAGAGTTTCCCAGGCTCCGCACCTTCTTCACTTCCTTCGAAACCAAGGACCGGGAACCTGTCGTCATCAAGCCCGGAGCGACCACCACAACCGCCAGTAACTAA
- a CDS encoding arginine--tRNA ligase: protein MYRTIQLSLQSRIQQILLDKYEVTLPHLAVEQPPNIALGELALPVAFELAKRLRKAPRAIATELAAELNRTLPNGVAAVEVAGAGYLNIKLDRAATVLRIAAGEHADLGGPGFRLIEHTSINPNKAAHIGHLRNAILGDTFARLLRPDAYKSGFQVGVQNYIDNTGVQVADVVVGLVHLEKKNLDSVRELLTELLETNTRIDFYCWDLYARVSQWYTEPGESAAELQARKQIRLDTLHALEHGEGETATIAELVSTEVLRRHLETMLRLGIEYDFLPRESEILSLHFWDAAKKLMLDKGVLYEETQGKNKGCLVMRRAGAEALEEGTTDEDAKVIVRSNGTVTYVGKDIAYHLWKFGLLPGKDFGYIPFFNYPDHPCWISTSGPSDPAAPTFGKADAIYNVIDARQNDPQTQVQEALRAMGFTDAASRYTHFSYAMVAMTTRTAVDLGYVVPEEDLAKPFVEVSGRKGLGVKADDLIDKLIEAAKSQVDTRNPEIPEADRLTIAKQIAVGALRFFMLRFTRNTIIAFDFQDALSFEGETGPYIQYAIVRAANIFRKSNTTPEAALAAVPALAGLPEILTSEEGTSLWETWLAASRLTAVLDQTIQSAEPAVLAKYAFTLAQQFNNFYHRHHILNETDETRRALLLATAAAAHRELIRALGYLGIEAPPIM from the coding sequence ATGTACCGTACAATCCAGCTCTCCCTCCAGTCCCGCATCCAGCAGATACTCCTCGACAAGTACGAAGTCACGCTCCCGCATCTGGCGGTAGAGCAGCCCCCCAACATCGCCCTCGGCGAACTGGCCCTCCCCGTGGCCTTCGAGCTCGCCAAGCGCCTCCGCAAAGCCCCCCGCGCCATCGCCACGGAGTTAGCCGCTGAACTCAACCGCACCCTCCCCAACGGAGTAGCTGCCGTGGAAGTAGCCGGAGCCGGCTACCTCAACATCAAGCTCGACCGCGCCGCCACCGTCCTCCGTATCGCCGCCGGCGAGCACGCCGACCTCGGCGGCCCCGGCTTCCGCCTCATCGAGCACACCAGCATCAACCCCAACAAGGCCGCGCACATCGGCCACCTTCGCAACGCCATCCTCGGCGATACCTTCGCCCGCCTCCTCCGCCCCGACGCCTACAAGTCCGGCTTCCAGGTCGGCGTCCAGAACTACATCGACAACACCGGCGTTCAGGTGGCCGATGTCGTCGTAGGCCTCGTCCACCTCGAAAAGAAGAACCTCGACAGCGTCCGCGAACTCCTCACCGAGCTCCTCGAAACCAACACCCGCATCGACTTCTACTGCTGGGACCTCTACGCCCGCGTCAGCCAGTGGTACACCGAGCCCGGCGAATCCGCCGCGGAACTCCAGGCCCGCAAGCAGATCCGCCTCGATACCCTCCACGCCCTCGAGCATGGCGAAGGTGAAACCGCGACCATCGCCGAGTTAGTCTCCACCGAAGTCCTCCGCCGCCACCTCGAAACCATGCTCCGCCTCGGCATCGAGTACGACTTTCTCCCCCGCGAGTCCGAGATCCTCTCCCTCCACTTCTGGGACGCAGCCAAAAAGCTCATGCTCGACAAGGGCGTCCTCTACGAAGAGACCCAGGGCAAGAACAAGGGGTGCCTCGTCATGCGTCGCGCCGGCGCCGAGGCCCTCGAAGAGGGCACCACGGACGAAGACGCCAAGGTCATCGTCCGCTCCAACGGCACCGTCACCTACGTCGGCAAGGACATCGCCTACCACCTCTGGAAGTTCGGCCTTCTCCCCGGCAAGGACTTCGGATACATCCCCTTCTTCAACTATCCCGATCACCCCTGCTGGATCTCAACCTCCGGCCCAAGCGACCCAGCCGCTCCCACCTTCGGCAAGGCCGACGCCATCTACAACGTCATCGACGCCCGCCAGAACGACCCCCAGACCCAGGTCCAGGAAGCCCTCCGCGCCATGGGCTTCACCGACGCCGCCAGCCGATACACCCATTTCAGCTACGCGATGGTAGCGATGACCACCCGCACCGCCGTCGACCTCGGCTATGTCGTTCCCGAAGAAGACCTCGCCAAGCCCTTCGTCGAAGTCAGCGGCCGCAAGGGGCTCGGCGTCAAGGCCGACGACCTCATCGACAAGCTCATCGAAGCCGCCAAGTCGCAGGTCGACACCCGCAATCCCGAGATCCCCGAAGCCGACCGTCTCACGATCGCCAAACAGATCGCCGTCGGCGCCCTCCGCTTCTTCATGCTCCGCTTTACCCGCAACACCATCATCGCCTTCGACTTCCAGGACGCACTCTCCTTCGAGGGCGAAACCGGCCCCTACATCCAGTACGCCATCGTCCGCGCCGCCAACATCTTCCGCAAGTCCAACACCACACCGGAAGCGGCGCTGGCTGCCGTCCCCGCCCTCGCCGGTCTCCCCGAAATCCTGACCAGCGAAGAGGGAACCAGCCTCTGGGAGACCTGGCTCGCCGCCTCCCGCCTCACCGCCGTCCTCGACCAGACCATCCAGTCCGCCGAACCCGCAGTCCTCGCAAAATACGCCTTCACCCTGGCCCAGCAGTTCAACAACTTCTACCACCGCCACCACATCCTCAACGAGACCGACGAAACCCGCCGTGCTCTCCTGCTGGCCACCGCCGCCGCCGCCCACCGCGAACTCATCCGCGCCCTCGGCTACCTCGGCATCGAAGCCCCACCCATCATGTAG
- the parS gene encoding type II RES/Xre toxin-antitoxin system antitoxin — protein MATLVEGPAASTTAAFHIDLDAVETGLPLDALTRFASVSGLDLKSVYEVVIPARTLKHRRARQQNLSLEESDKLARLMRVYDHAVRVFGDQDKALRWLSRPKDRFDGRSPLVMVRTDIGGRLVEGMLWQIADGMFA, from the coding sequence ATGGCGACTCTGGTGGAAGGACCCGCAGCTTCGACAACAGCGGCATTTCATATCGACCTGGACGCAGTAGAAACCGGACTACCCCTCGACGCGCTTACTCGCTTCGCCTCGGTGTCCGGTTTGGACCTCAAGTCGGTGTATGAAGTGGTAATTCCTGCGCGAACGTTGAAGCATCGGCGTGCCCGGCAGCAGAATCTTTCCCTCGAAGAGTCCGACAAACTAGCTCGGCTCATGCGCGTGTATGACCATGCTGTACGCGTCTTTGGCGATCAGGACAAAGCCCTTCGTTGGCTGTCTCGACCGAAAGATCGTTTTGACGGACGCTCCCCTTTGGTCATGGTGCGAACCGACATCGGCGGTCGCCTGGTGGAAGGTATGCTCTGGCAGATCGCCGATGGAATGTTCGCCTAG